CAAAATTACCCAGTGATAATTACCTTCAATGGAGATGATTTTGATCTTCGGTATTTGTTCAACAGAGCAACTAAACATCTGGGATTTGAAAAAGAAGACGTTCCTATAGAATTGGGAAGAGATCATGCTTCACTAACTTATGGCATACACATAGACCTTTACAGATTTTTCTTCAATAGATCAATTCAGATTTATGCATTCGGGCAAAAGTATAGAGAAAAAAGTCTGGATGAAATAGGCACATCATTGATCAATATGGGCAAGGCAGAGATAGAGAAGCCGATTTCAGAGCTGTCTTACTCACAGCTTGCCACGTACTGTTATAGGGACTCAGAAATTACTCTGAGCCTGACAAAATTCAATGATGAGTTGCTGATGAAATTAATTCTGTTATTGTCTAGAATTGGCTTCATGAGTATAGAAGATGTAACCCGCCAAGGCGTGTCTGGATGGATACGTAGCATGCTCTATCGTGAGCATAAAAAAAGAAACTATCTAATTCCTAGACAAGATGAAATTTTAGAACTTAAAGGAATGACGGTTTCCGAATCAACAATCAAAGGCAAAAAGTATAAAGGTGCCATAGTGGTTGAACCTGTTCCAGGCTTACACTTCAATGTATCCGTACTTGATTTTGCCTCTCTATATCCCTCGGTTATTAAAATATGGAATTTAGGATATGAGACTATTAATTGCCCTCATAAAGATGATGTTTGCAAGGATAATAAAGTTCCAGATATGCCACATTGGATATGTAAAAAGAATCATGCACTTGAGAGTCTGCTCATAGGTTCACTAAGAGACCTTAGGGTCAATTTATACAAACCAAAGTTAAAAGATCCAAATTTACCAAATCATATAAAAAGTTGGTATAAAGTCATCTCTGACGGCCTAAAAGTTGTATTAAATGCGAGCTATGGGGTTTTCGGAGCCGATAGATTTGCATTATATTGCCCTCCAGTTGCAGAAACTACCGCAGCAATTGGTAGGTATGTAATAAAAAATTCAATTAATAAAGCCCAATCGCTTGGAATAAAAGTACTTTATGGCGATACCGACTCGATATTTCTAGAAAGTTCAGATACACAGAACCTTGAAAAATTAATAGACTGGTCAAAGAATTCTATGAAATTAGAGCTTGAAGTAGACAAAGAATATAGGTATATAGCTCTAAGTTCTCGTAAAAAAAATTATCTGGGTGTTTATCATGATGGTAATGTTGACATCAAAGGTTTAACTGGGAAAAAAAGACATATACCCAAATTCTTAAAAGATGCTTTTTATGAAATGATTGAAAGATTGAGTAAAGTTAAATCTGAGGAAGAATTTGAACGAGTTAAAAAAGAAATAAAGGACATTGTAAAAAAGTGCTATCTTCAACTGAAAAATCACAAGTATTCTCTTGAGGATTTGGCTTTTAATATAGCGTTAAGCAAACCTCCTGAGAGGTATACTAAGACCACACCACAACATGTCAAAGCAGCACAGCTTTTATCTAGAAAGGGGATTGAAGTTAAAAGTGGAGACGTTATACAGTTTATCAAAGTCAACGGGGATATTGGAGTAAAACCAGTTAGCCAAGCAACTATTAATGAAATAGATACTCAAAAATATATTGAATATATCGATTCAACTTTCGAACAAGTTCTCGATTCACTTGGTCTGGACTTTCAAGAATTAATAGGAGCAACAAAATTAGAATCATTCTTTTAGATTTTTGTTATTGCCAAGTAAGAACGAATCCATTAATTGAGGCATTTAAATGAAAAATGAACAAATACTTGAAAACAAATTGATTGAATTAATCAAATTAGCTGAGACCGATCTGCCGGCAGATGTTGAAACTTCATTAAGAAATGCACTCCAAAAAGAAAAGTCAGAATTAGGAAAAATGAATTTAGAGATTATTCTAGAAAACATTCGCATCGCAAGAGAATATAAAATACCCATGTGCCAAGATACTGGCATATTAAATTTTTTTATCAAGTATGGACACTGCGAAATAAATTATGACAAAATAAACAAGATTATTATCGAATCCGTTAGAAAGGCCACGAAAGAGATTCCATTAAGGCCTTGTATTGTAAATCCATTCTCAAGACTAAATACAAATAACAATACTGGAATCGGTGTACCCAATTGTGATGTTGAGATTATTTCAGAAAATTATGTCGAAATATTAGTATTTCCAAAAGGCGCTGGCTCAGAAAACATGAATAATTTATGTATGCTCAAACCTGCAAGTGGTATTGCT
The sequence above is a segment of the Candidatus Bathyarchaeota archaeon genome. Coding sequences within it:
- a CDS encoding DNA-directed DNA polymerase I; the encoded protein is MQKLDHFISQNNEEDKKPIIKQNHNGKIKLSFKPKIVKNLDESYLVGAGYDGEKSLAYLKFYNVSRNEIFFWYDNTGHMPYCLSDQSIEDLKKNEPLMSHSGLDHFEKVEKYDPLTDSYKKMTKIVAKDPLSIGGRPVGCIRDIIRAWEADIRYADNFVYDRNLEFGMPYKIKDEKLIPVTFKIPNEIQESLRFLDKEKKEFKDLAYEWIKLLEFPVPNFIRAALDIEVFSPISTRIPDPREAEYKVICVSIIGSDGTKLILLLEKDDIGNRDENIQTDAEIKYFKNESELLKEVFYYLQNYPVIITFNGDDFDLRYLFNRATKHLGFEKEDVPIELGRDHASLTYGIHIDLYRFFFNRSIQIYAFGQKYREKSLDEIGTSLINMGKAEIEKPISELSYSQLATYCYRDSEITLSLTKFNDELLMKLILLLSRIGFMSIEDVTRQGVSGWIRSMLYREHKKRNYLIPRQDEILELKGMTVSESTIKGKKYKGAIVVEPVPGLHFNVSVLDFASLYPSVIKIWNLGYETINCPHKDDVCKDNKVPDMPHWICKKNHALESLLIGSLRDLRVNLYKPKLKDPNLPNHIKSWYKVISDGLKVVLNASYGVFGADRFALYCPPVAETTAAIGRYVIKNSINKAQSLGIKVLYGDTDSIFLESSDTQNLEKLIDWSKNSMKLELEVDKEYRYIALSSRKKNYLGVYHDGNVDIKGLTGKKRHIPKFLKDAFYEMIERLSKVKSEEEFERVKKEIKDIVKKCYLQLKNHKYSLEDLAFNIALSKPPERYTKTTPQHVKAAQLLSRKGIEVKSGDVIQFIKVNGDIGVKPVSQATINEIDTQKYIEYIDSTFEQVLDSLGLDFQELIGATKLESFF
- a CDS encoding fumarate hydratase — its product is MKNEQILENKLIELIKLAETDLPADVETSLRNALQKEKSELGKMNLEIILENIRIAREYKIPMCQDTGILNFFIKYGHCEINYDKINKIIIESVRKATKEIPLRPCIVNPFSRLNTNNNTGIGVPNCDVEIISENYVEILVFPKGAGSENMNNLCMLKPASGIAGVKKFVLNTVINSGGYPCPPIKIGVGIGGTSDIAMKLSKKALLRQCERKHKDEKIASLEKELQEMMNSTGIGSMGLGGTVTTLGVNVEYADCHTASLPVGISIQCWADRRASMRLYDNGDVEYLSHRGFNDD